Proteins found in one Zea mays cultivar B73 chromosome 1, Zm-B73-REFERENCE-NAM-5.0, whole genome shotgun sequence genomic segment:
- the LOC103643618 gene encoding potassium transporter 21 isoform X1, giving the protein MVLATAERGGEEKVDHRPAAAAVVDVESGSLYSSSSSVVDRQDSLFREAVTGGHHRGAGGHSHDHDSWGTTLRLAFQCVGIMYGDLGTSPLYVYSTTFAHGGVGHPDDILGVLSLIIYSFLLFTVVKIVLVALHANDDGDGGTFALYSLISRYAEVSLLPNHQAEDELVSGYTCTSHGKPPSAALRRAHWLKHLLETSKSAKISLFLLTILAIAMVISDAVLTPPISVLSAVSGLKEKVPDLTTDQTVWITVAILVLLFAIQRFGTDKVGYSFAPIILLWLLLIGGVGLYNLVKYDAGVLRSFNPKYIVDYFRRNKKDGWVSLGDILLVFTGTEALFANLGYFSIKSIQFSFSLGLLPSVLLTYIGQAAYLRKHPEHFADTFFRSTPSALFWPTFILAIAASIIGSQAMISCAFATVSHLQTLSCFPRVRILHTSKRYHGQLYVPQVNLLLCVAACLVTVSFKTTTIIGKAHEICVILVMLITTLLMTIVMLLVWRVNVWWIALFFVVFVPTESIYLSSVLYKFTHGPYVPVAMSAVLMAAMVVWHYVHVKRYKYELRHTLSPAKAEKLLAEKRDHLKSVPGVGLFYTELVQGVPPIFPHLVDKVPAIHSVLVFVSIKHLHVPHVDASERFLFRQVVEPREFRVFRCVARYGYRDSLGDEAQDFVAALLESLQCYVRDVNLYSVHEMQNVSYPVSRDQSLSREKPSGRHAVYAEEMITPIQSFSELSHGASSNRLPQFQQASKMNIEELARIEEEQMVIQREAEKGVVYILGETEVVARPQSSLIKKIAVNYIYSFLRKNFMQGEKMLSIPHGKLLKVGISYEI; this is encoded by the exons ATGGTTCTCGCTACTGCCGAGAGAGGTGGAGAGGAGAAGGTCGACCACCGCCCGGCGGCCGCGGCGGTCGTCGACGTCGAGAGCGGCAGCCTgtactcgtcgtcgtcgtccgtgGTGGATCGGCAGGACTCGCTGTTCCGGGAGGCGGTGACGGGCGGTCACCACCGTGGCGCAGGAGGACACTCTCACGATCAT GATAGCTGGGGCACGACGCTGCGGCTGGCGTTCCAGTGCGTGGGCATCATGTACGGCGACCTCGGCACCTCGCCGCTCTATGTCTACTCCACCACCTTCGCCCACGGCGGTGTTGGCCACCCCGACGACATCCTGGGGGTGCTCTCCCTCATCATCTACAGCTTCCTGCTCTTCACCGTCGTCAAGATCGTCTTGGTCGCGCTCCACGCCAACGACGACGGGGATG GAGGAACGTTCGCGCTCTACTCTTTGATTTCGAGGTACGCCGAGGTGAGTCTGCTCCCGAACCACCAGGCCGAAGACGAGCTGGTCTCCGGCTACACTTGCACCAGCCATGGAAAGCCGCCGTCAGCCGCACTGCGGAGGGCTCACTGGCTCAAGCATTTGCTCGAGACAAGCAAGTCGGCCAAGATCTCTCTCTTCCTGCTTACAATCCTGGCAATTGCGATGGTCATCAGCGATGCTGTTCTAACTCCTCCGATTTCGG TGCTCTCGGCTGTCAGTGGCTTGAAGGAAAAGGTGCCAGATTTGACCACAG ACCAGACCGTGTGGATCACCGTGGCGATTCTGGTACTCCTGTTCGCGATCCAGCGCTTTGGAACCGACAAAGTCGGCTACTCGTTCGCGCCGATCATCCTGCTGTGGCTGCTTCTGATCGGAGGAGTTGGGCTCTACAACCTAGTCAAATACGATGCTGGTGTGCTCAGATCGTTCAACCCCAAGTACATCGTCGACTACTTCAGGAGGAACAAGAAGGACGGATGGGTCTCGCTTGGTGACATCCTCCTTGTTTTTACAG GAACAGAAGCTCTCTTTGCGAATCTGGGATACTTCAGCATTAAATCCATTCAG TTCAGCTTTAGCCTTGGATTACTGCCATCTGTATTGCTTACTTACATCGGGCAAGCGGCATACCTAAGGAAGCACCCCGAACATTTTGCTGACACCTTTTTCAGATCAACTCCGA GCGCTCTGTTCTGGCCGACGTTTATCTTGGCAATCGCGGCGTCCATCATAGGAAGCCAGGCAATGATCTCGTGCGCGTTCGCAACTGTTTCGCACTTGCAAACGCTCAGCTGCTTCCCGAGGGTTCGGATACTGCACACGTCCAAGCGGTACCACGGACAGCTCTACGTTCCCCAGGTCAACCTGCTGCTTTGCGTCGCTGCTTGCCTGGTGACCGTCAGTTTCAAGACAACCACCATCATCGGAAAGGCCCATG AGATCTGTGTGATCCTCGTGATGCTCATCACGACGCTACTGATGACAATCGTGATGCTCCTGGTGTGGAGAGTCAACGTCTGGTGGATCGCGCTCTTCTTCGTCGTCTTCGTTCCCACCGAGTCCATCTACCTATCCTCCGTGCTGTACAAGTTCACCCACGGACCCTACGTCCCCGTGGCCATGTCGGCGGTCCTGATGGCGGCGATGGTCGTCTGGCACTACGTGCACGTCAAACGGTACAAGTACGAGCTGAGGCACACGCTGTCGCCGGCCAAGGCCGAGAAGCTGCTCGCCGAGAAGCGCGACCACCTGAAGAGCGTCCCCGGAGTCGGGCTCTTCTACACCGAGCTGGTGCAGGGCGTCCCGCCCATATTCCCGCACCTCGTCGACAAGGTCCCGGCGATCCACTCGGTGCTGGTCTTCGTCTCCATCAAGCACCTGCACGTCCCCCACGTCGACGCCTCCGAGCGCTTCCTGTTCCGGCAGGTGGTGGAGCCCAGGGAGTTCAGGGTGTTCCGCTGCGTGGCGCGGTACGGGTACCGCGACTCCCTCGGCGACGAGGCGCAGGACTTCGTCGCCGCGCTGCTCGAGAGCCTCCAGTGCTACGTGCGAGACGTCAACCTCTACTCGGTGCACGAGATGCAGAACGTCAGCTATCCGGTCTCTCGTGACCAGAGCTTGTCCCGGGAGAAGCCTTCCGGAAGGCACGCCGTCTATGCTGAGGAGATGATCACGCCCATCCAGTCCTTCTCCGAGCTGTCCCATGGTGCCAGCAGCAATCGTCTACCGCAGTTTCAGCAG GCATCAAAGATGAATATTGAGGAGTTGGCCAGGATCGAGGAGGAACAGATGGTGATTCAGAGAGA
- the LOC103643618 gene encoding Potassium transporter 21, with the protein MVLATAERGGEEKVDHRPAAAAVVDVESGSLYSSSSSVVDRQDSLFREAVTGGHHRGAGGHSHDHDSWGTTLRLAFQCVGIMYGDLGTSPLYVYSTTFAHGGVGHPDDILGVLSLIIYSFLLFTVVKIVLVALHANDDGDGGTFALYSLISRYAEVSLLPNHQAEDELVSGYTCTSHGKPPSAALRRAHWLKHLLETSKSAKISLFLLTILAIAMVISDAVLTPPISVLSAVSGLKEKVPDLTTDQTVWITVAILVLLFAIQRFGTDKVGYSFAPIILLWLLLIGGVGLYNLVKYDAGVLRSFNPKYIVDYFRRNKKDGWVSLGDILLVFTGTEALFANLGYFSIKSIQFSFSLGLLPSVLLTYIGQAAYLRKHPEHFADTFFRSTPSALFWPTFILAIAASIIGSQAMISCAFATVSHLQTLSCFPRVRILHTSKRYHGQLYVPQVNLLLCVAACLVTVSFKTTTIIGKAHVNVYAEICVILVMLITTLLMTIVMLLVWRVNVWWIALFFVVFVPTESIYLSSVLYKFTHGPYVPVAMSAVLMAAMVVWHYVHVKRYKYELRHTLSPAKAEKLLAEKRDHLKSVPGVGLFYTELVQGVPPIFPHLVDKVPAIHSVLVFVSIKHLHVPHVDASERFLFRQVVEPREFRVFRCVARYGYRDSLGDEAQDFVAALLESLQCYVRDVNLYSVHEMQNVSYPVSRDQSLSREKPSGRHAVYAEEMITPIQSFSELSHGASSNRLPQFQQFAMVHEQASKMNIEELARIEEEQMVIQREAEKGVVYILGETEVVARPQSSLIKKIAVNYIYSFLRKNFMQGEKMLSIPHGKLLKVGISYEI; encoded by the exons ATGGTTCTCGCTACTGCCGAGAGAGGTGGAGAGGAGAAGGTCGACCACCGCCCGGCGGCCGCGGCGGTCGTCGACGTCGAGAGCGGCAGCCTgtactcgtcgtcgtcgtccgtgGTGGATCGGCAGGACTCGCTGTTCCGGGAGGCGGTGACGGGCGGTCACCACCGTGGCGCAGGAGGACACTCTCACGATCAT GATAGCTGGGGCACGACGCTGCGGCTGGCGTTCCAGTGCGTGGGCATCATGTACGGCGACCTCGGCACCTCGCCGCTCTATGTCTACTCCACCACCTTCGCCCACGGCGGTGTTGGCCACCCCGACGACATCCTGGGGGTGCTCTCCCTCATCATCTACAGCTTCCTGCTCTTCACCGTCGTCAAGATCGTCTTGGTCGCGCTCCACGCCAACGACGACGGGGATG GAGGAACGTTCGCGCTCTACTCTTTGATTTCGAGGTACGCCGAGGTGAGTCTGCTCCCGAACCACCAGGCCGAAGACGAGCTGGTCTCCGGCTACACTTGCACCAGCCATGGAAAGCCGCCGTCAGCCGCACTGCGGAGGGCTCACTGGCTCAAGCATTTGCTCGAGACAAGCAAGTCGGCCAAGATCTCTCTCTTCCTGCTTACAATCCTGGCAATTGCGATGGTCATCAGCGATGCTGTTCTAACTCCTCCGATTTCGG TGCTCTCGGCTGTCAGTGGCTTGAAGGAAAAGGTGCCAGATTTGACCACAG ACCAGACCGTGTGGATCACCGTGGCGATTCTGGTACTCCTGTTCGCGATCCAGCGCTTTGGAACCGACAAAGTCGGCTACTCGTTCGCGCCGATCATCCTGCTGTGGCTGCTTCTGATCGGAGGAGTTGGGCTCTACAACCTAGTCAAATACGATGCTGGTGTGCTCAGATCGTTCAACCCCAAGTACATCGTCGACTACTTCAGGAGGAACAAGAAGGACGGATGGGTCTCGCTTGGTGACATCCTCCTTGTTTTTACAG GAACAGAAGCTCTCTTTGCGAATCTGGGATACTTCAGCATTAAATCCATTCAG TTCAGCTTTAGCCTTGGATTACTGCCATCTGTATTGCTTACTTACATCGGGCAAGCGGCATACCTAAGGAAGCACCCCGAACATTTTGCTGACACCTTTTTCAGATCAACTCCGA GCGCTCTGTTCTGGCCGACGTTTATCTTGGCAATCGCGGCGTCCATCATAGGAAGCCAGGCAATGATCTCGTGCGCGTTCGCAACTGTTTCGCACTTGCAAACGCTCAGCTGCTTCCCGAGGGTTCGGATACTGCACACGTCCAAGCGGTACCACGGACAGCTCTACGTTCCCCAGGTCAACCTGCTGCTTTGCGTCGCTGCTTGCCTGGTGACCGTCAGTTTCAAGACAACCACCATCATCGGAAAGGCCCATG TGAATGTATATGCAGAGATCTGTGTGATCCTCGTGATGCTCATCACGACGCTACTGATGACAATCGTGATGCTCCTGGTGTGGAGAGTCAACGTCTGGTGGATCGCGCTCTTCTTCGTCGTCTTCGTTCCCACCGAGTCCATCTACCTATCCTCCGTGCTGTACAAGTTCACCCACGGACCCTACGTCCCCGTGGCCATGTCGGCGGTCCTGATGGCGGCGATGGTCGTCTGGCACTACGTGCACGTCAAACGGTACAAGTACGAGCTGAGGCACACGCTGTCGCCGGCCAAGGCCGAGAAGCTGCTCGCCGAGAAGCGCGACCACCTGAAGAGCGTCCCCGGAGTCGGGCTCTTCTACACCGAGCTGGTGCAGGGCGTCCCGCCCATATTCCCGCACCTCGTCGACAAGGTCCCGGCGATCCACTCGGTGCTGGTCTTCGTCTCCATCAAGCACCTGCACGTCCCCCACGTCGACGCCTCCGAGCGCTTCCTGTTCCGGCAGGTGGTGGAGCCCAGGGAGTTCAGGGTGTTCCGCTGCGTGGCGCGGTACGGGTACCGCGACTCCCTCGGCGACGAGGCGCAGGACTTCGTCGCCGCGCTGCTCGAGAGCCTCCAGTGCTACGTGCGAGACGTCAACCTCTACTCGGTGCACGAGATGCAGAACGTCAGCTATCCGGTCTCTCGTGACCAGAGCTTGTCCCGGGAGAAGCCTTCCGGAAGGCACGCCGTCTATGCTGAGGAGATGATCACGCCCATCCAGTCCTTCTCCGAGCTGTCCCATGGTGCCAGCAGCAATCGTCTACCGCAGTTTCAGCAG TTTGCGATGGTTCATGAGCAGGCATCAAAGATGAATATTGAGGAGTTGGCCAGGATCGAGGAGGAACAGATGGTGATTCAGAGAGA